The Microlunatus antarcticus genome window below encodes:
- a CDS encoding L,D-transpeptidase: MPTRRHLAAGGLVSAVILLAVSAGCGTVPDASGTTGQSPAPGSTTQPATSPSPSATPTTPAVKLTANVDDGEDGVKVSTVVSAKASLGKLSKVELAYKYTDTKGKAQKGTLKGSMNKAKTSWTAADRLEPAGTYDLTMTGKNTAGQSTSEKTSFKTQSLALSKQVFPEIYPLDGSKVGVGMPAIVRFDTPVSDKKSIEKNLHVTTTPKQTGSWHWYGNQEVHWRPKSYWKPGTKVVVDADINGVSAGNGTYGQKSSKTDFTVGRKFVIKVNLKSDYATVYKNDKKVRSIPVTGGKPGWTTRSGTKLIMAKEYNKVMTNEQIGAEEDYSLTAAYAMRLTNSGEFLHSAPWSTASQGRANVSHGCVGMSIANSRYLIENTLIGDPVVTTGSSKGIEAGNGYSDWNASFNEYKKGSAL; this comes from the coding sequence ATGCCGACCCGACGACACCTGGCCGCTGGTGGCCTGGTCTCCGCAGTCATCCTGCTCGCCGTGAGCGCGGGGTGCGGCACCGTGCCCGACGCCTCCGGCACGACCGGCCAGAGCCCGGCCCCGGGCAGCACCACCCAGCCGGCGACCTCGCCCTCCCCCTCGGCGACCCCGACGACCCCCGCGGTCAAGCTGACCGCGAACGTCGACGACGGCGAGGACGGCGTGAAGGTCTCGACCGTGGTCAGCGCCAAGGCCAGCCTCGGCAAGCTGTCGAAGGTCGAGCTCGCGTACAAGTACACCGACACCAAGGGGAAGGCCCAGAAGGGCACCCTCAAGGGCTCGATGAACAAGGCGAAGACGAGCTGGACCGCCGCCGACCGCCTCGAGCCCGCCGGCACGTACGACCTCACGATGACCGGCAAGAACACCGCCGGGCAGAGCACCTCGGAGAAGACGAGCTTCAAGACCCAGTCGCTCGCGCTGAGCAAGCAGGTCTTCCCCGAGATCTACCCCCTCGACGGCAGCAAGGTCGGCGTGGGCATGCCGGCCATCGTGCGCTTCGACACCCCGGTCTCCGACAAGAAGTCGATCGAGAAGAACCTGCACGTCACCACGACGCCCAAGCAGACCGGCAGCTGGCACTGGTACGGCAACCAGGAGGTGCACTGGCGTCCGAAGTCGTACTGGAAGCCGGGCACCAAGGTCGTCGTCGACGCCGACATCAACGGGGTCAGCGCCGGCAACGGCACCTACGGGCAGAAGTCGTCCAAGACCGACTTCACCGTCGGGCGCAAGTTCGTGATCAAGGTCAACCTCAAGTCCGACTACGCCACGGTCTACAAGAACGACAAGAAGGTCCGCAGCATCCCCGTGACCGGCGGCAAGCCGGGCTGGACGACCCGCAGCGGCACCAAGCTGATCATGGCCAAGGAGTACAACAAGGTCATGACCAACGAGCAGATCGGGGCCGAGGAGGACTACAGCCTCACGGCGGCGTACGCCATGCGGCTCACGAACTCCGGCGAGTTCCTGCACTCGGCGCCCTGGAGCACGGCCAGCCAGGGTCGCGCGAACGTCAGCCACGGCTGCGTGGGCATGAGCATCGCCAACTCGCGCTACCTGATCGAGAACACGCTCATCGGCGACCCGGTCGTCACCACGGGCTCGAGCAAGGGCATCGAGGCCGGTAACGGCTACTCCGACTGGAACGCCTCGTTCAACGAGTACAAGAAGGGCTCGGCCCTCTGA
- a CDS encoding AI-2E family transporter: MDQLRRRIGGGGGAIPPALLPTRTGTRGDGADTDVAEIPEVSVHVEDVNSRFNEAVPDGLHVAAAWGWRVIVVAIMVAGIAYVLAFLSEVTIPLLVAVLLTALLLPVTKRLHTWGVNRGLATAITVLGGLVVIAGVLFLIVSSIVSQSSTLGTNVTTGFNQLANWLQNGPLHVSATYFNPNEWVTRITDWVKTSQDTITTYAAEIGSSVGHFLAGFALALFSLFYFLHNGREIFAFLLRFFPRKSRARVDRAALNGWQSLSSYVRATILVALADGVGVLIAALIIGVPAAPALAALVFLGAFVPIVGAFVSGFVAVLVALVALGWVQALFMLGAIVLVMELESHILQPFLMGRAVKIHPLAVLLAIAIGIILGGIIGALFAVPMLAFVKTFVQHLSDELPNPETSVVSR; encoded by the coding sequence ATGGACCAGCTCCGCCGCAGGATCGGTGGCGGAGGCGGCGCGATCCCACCGGCGCTGCTCCCGACCAGGACCGGTACCCGGGGCGACGGGGCCGACACCGACGTCGCGGAGATCCCGGAGGTCTCCGTCCACGTCGAGGACGTGAACTCGCGCTTCAACGAGGCGGTGCCGGACGGCCTGCACGTGGCCGCGGCCTGGGGCTGGCGGGTCATCGTCGTCGCGATCATGGTCGCGGGGATCGCGTACGTGCTGGCGTTCCTCTCCGAGGTCACCATCCCGCTGCTGGTCGCCGTGCTGCTCACCGCGCTGCTCCTGCCGGTGACGAAGCGCCTCCACACCTGGGGCGTCAACCGCGGCCTCGCGACCGCGATCACCGTGCTCGGCGGTCTCGTGGTCATCGCGGGCGTGCTGTTCCTGATCGTCAGCTCGATCGTCTCTCAGTCGTCGACCCTGGGCACGAACGTCACCACGGGCTTCAACCAGCTCGCCAACTGGCTCCAGAACGGGCCGCTGCACGTCAGCGCCACGTACTTCAACCCGAACGAGTGGGTCACCCGCATCACGGACTGGGTGAAGACGAGCCAGGACACGATCACCACGTACGCGGCCGAGATCGGGTCGTCCGTCGGGCACTTCCTCGCGGGCTTCGCCCTGGCGCTGTTCTCGCTGTTCTACTTCCTCCACAACGGCCGCGAGATCTTCGCGTTCCTGCTGCGGTTCTTCCCGCGGAAGTCGCGGGCCCGCGTGGACCGCGCCGCCCTCAACGGCTGGCAGTCGCTCTCGTCCTACGTCCGGGCGACCATCCTCGTCGCGCTGGCCGACGGCGTGGGCGTGCTGATCGCCGCGCTGATCATCGGGGTGCCGGCGGCGCCGGCGCTGGCCGCCCTGGTCTTCCTCGGCGCCTTCGTCCCGATCGTCGGGGCCTTCGTGTCCGGCTTCGTCGCCGTGCTCGTGGCCCTCGTCGCGCTGGGCTGGGTCCAGGCCCTGTTCATGCTCGGCGCGATCGTCCTCGTGATGGAGCTCGAGAGCCACATCCTGCAGCCCTTCCTCATGGGCCGGGCGGTCAAGATCCACCCGCTCGCCGTGCTGCTCGCGATCGCCATCGGCATCATCCTCGGCGGCATCATCGGTGCCCTCTTCGCGGTGCCGATGCTGGCCTTCGTCAAGACGTTCGTCCAGCACCTCTCCGACGAGCTGCCCAACCCGGAGACGTCGGTCGTGTCCCGCTGA